In Candidatus Cohnella colombiensis, one DNA window encodes the following:
- a CDS encoding polysaccharide deacetylase family protein translates to MRITRVTKRRRRLGMILVMGLLVVGGLVIKESDLNLYPGTEVHEIAAAEEPPSISSPLPLEQISPPPAEYVVSPIPKPNGHEQTANQEITVNKPVKPDKVKPEASTKKNLISLTFDDGPDRKYTPQVLDILKKYGIKATFFLVGTQVEKYPEIAQRIVDEGHTIANHSWDHKNLTKLPPKALSVEIDKTQKAIYEATGITPTLLRAPTGAISKSVLDALHEREMLHVYWTVDTRDWAGTSVKDMYKNVMKNTHPGGIILLHSFGGRKNALDNTIDLLPKIIEDLTAKDYSFVTVEELITANQALPAIVK, encoded by the coding sequence ATGAGAATTACACGTGTAACTAAACGACGGAGACGACTTGGGATGATTCTGGTTATGGGTCTACTGGTCGTTGGCGGACTGGTCATCAAGGAATCTGACTTAAACCTATACCCAGGTACAGAAGTTCATGAGATTGCAGCAGCTGAAGAACCACCTAGCATTAGCTCTCCTCTCCCCCTTGAACAAATTAGCCCACCTCCTGCTGAATATGTCGTATCACCTATACCTAAACCGAACGGGCATGAACAGACGGCGAATCAAGAGATAACGGTAAATAAACCTGTGAAGCCTGACAAGGTAAAGCCAGAGGCAAGCACAAAAAAGAACCTCATCTCACTCACGTTCGACGATGGTCCTGATCGGAAATATACACCACAAGTGCTCGATATTTTGAAGAAATATGGGATTAAGGCTACATTTTTTCTAGTTGGAACGCAAGTTGAGAAATATCCTGAAATTGCTCAGCGCATCGTGGATGAGGGACACACGATCGCCAATCATTCCTGGGATCACAAAAATTTGACTAAGCTACCGCCTAAAGCGTTAAGCGTAGAAATCGATAAGACTCAGAAGGCAATCTATGAAGCTACTGGCATTACACCAACGTTATTGCGCGCACCTACCGGTGCAATATCCAAAAGTGTGCTTGATGCGTTGCACGAACGCGAGATGCTGCACGTCTATTGGACAGTAGATACGCGCGATTGGGCAGGGACTTCTGTTAAAGACATGTATAAGAATGTGATGAAAAATACGCATCCTGGCGGAATCATTCTACTGCATTCGTTCGGCGGTCGTAAAAATGCTTTAGACAATACGATTGATCTGCTCCCGAAGATTATCGAAGACCTTACTGCTAAAGATTACTCCTTCGTTACCGTTGAAGAGCTCATCACAGCTAACCAGGCACTTCCAGCAATCGTCAAATAG
- a CDS encoding DUF6509 family protein gives MLTVSKHSVEYVKDPFGILSGKRYEFVLDLEIEEDDELYLEQGVNAKVVYKVDEEKSGILTCDLYERTTDRYISMDLEDEELVALAEFCKNNLPAE, from the coding sequence ATGCTTACAGTTTCAAAACACAGTGTGGAATACGTGAAAGACCCGTTTGGGATCTTGTCTGGCAAACGCTACGAGTTCGTGCTCGATCTGGAGATTGAGGAGGACGATGAGCTTTACCTAGAGCAAGGAGTAAATGCGAAAGTCGTTTATAAGGTGGACGAGGAGAAATCGGGGATACTCACCTGTGATCTATATGAAAGAACGACAGATCGATACATTAGTATGGATTTAGAGGATGAGGAGTTAGTCGCTCTTGCGGAGTTCTGTAAA